In one window of Blastopirellula marina DNA:
- a CDS encoding response regulator, giving the protein MIADAIPELESDPTLDFRGEVLICDDEPDICESLALFVRKRGYDPVVTHMGSECVSLAMKQRPAAILLDVNLPDLSGLDVCAQLSDAMQTREIPIIILSASGEANMVQQVRRCGARFYVRKPYDPNTVVAILEQAIQDSQSW; this is encoded by the coding sequence ATGATTGCCGATGCCATCCCGGAACTGGAATCCGACCCAACTCTCGACTTCCGAGGCGAAGTGCTCATCTGCGACGACGAGCCCGATATCTGCGAGTCGCTGGCGCTGTTTGTTCGCAAACGCGGCTATGACCCGGTCGTCACCCATATGGGTAGCGAATGTGTCAGCCTGGCCATGAAACAGCGTCCCGCCGCCATTCTCCTGGACGTCAATCTGCCAGATCTTTCGGGGCTGGACGTTTGTGCTCAGCTTTCCGATGCGATGCAAACTCGCGAGATCCCGATCATCATTCTCAGTGCCAGCGGCGAAGCGAACATGGTGCAGCAGGTTCGTCGTTGCGGTGCCCGCTTCTACGTTCGCAAACCGTACGATCCCAACACGGTAGTCGCCATCCTGGAGCAAGCCATCCAAGATTCGCAGTCTTGGTAG
- a CDS encoding efflux RND transporter periplasmic adaptor subunit codes for MAKTTQFTELVLKSLFSLALVGAGVAAVVILGKGKSKPDQPPPDDTRVVNVESAALEESEIQFEVDGVVVPYREIKLAAEVAGRVTDKPTEFRVGHIVNKGNMIALIDRRDYDLELERLQEELQQANNNITETDVQITSTNNQIALAQENLTIQEKARERFEKLFKNKATTEASLDDAKQAEITARTTLQTHQDQLNLLRATKTRLESVCARIKSEIAAAKLEIERTSVKSPIDGIIVEDNFEQDSYLQKGTALCTIRDTSKLEIKCSLQPYQMKWLWESSTGSTDSPRLGAYELPETPVSVRYRLGKDVFVWAGRLTRYDGGQIDQQTRMIPCRVQVDNPMSVGRLVVNEQDGTESVEPVTNVPTLMVGMYVQVMVSVKLNTPLVRVPVSALFPGNRLWVVEEDKLQRRQVSVLVTEGKSAIIYADEQSVMPGESIVVSSLTSPFNGAKVKVVEAKE; via the coding sequence ATGGCGAAGACCACCCAGTTTACTGAGCTGGTTCTCAAGTCCCTCTTTTCGCTCGCCCTGGTCGGTGCCGGTGTGGCGGCGGTTGTCATCTTGGGAAAAGGAAAATCGAAGCCGGATCAGCCACCCCCAGACGACACCCGCGTGGTCAACGTCGAGTCGGCTGCCCTGGAAGAGTCGGAAATCCAATTCGAGGTTGACGGCGTGGTGGTCCCTTACCGCGAGATCAAGCTCGCCGCCGAAGTTGCTGGTCGAGTCACGGACAAGCCTACCGAGTTTCGCGTGGGTCATATCGTCAACAAGGGAAACATGATCGCCCTGATCGATCGTCGCGACTACGACCTCGAACTCGAACGCCTGCAGGAAGAGTTACAACAGGCCAACAACAACATCACCGAGACCGACGTTCAAATCACTTCGACCAATAATCAGATCGCCCTCGCCCAGGAAAATCTCACGATCCAGGAGAAAGCTCGCGAACGGTTTGAAAAACTTTTCAAAAACAAGGCAACTACGGAAGCCAGCCTTGACGACGCCAAACAAGCCGAGATCACTGCCCGAACGACCTTGCAAACGCACCAGGATCAGTTGAATCTACTTCGCGCCACGAAGACTCGCCTGGAAAGCGTCTGTGCTCGCATCAAGTCGGAAATTGCCGCGGCGAAGCTCGAGATCGAACGAACTTCAGTTAAGTCGCCGATCGACGGTATCATCGTGGAAGACAATTTCGAGCAGGACAGTTACCTGCAAAAGGGAACCGCCCTGTGCACGATTCGTGATACCTCGAAGCTCGAAATCAAGTGCAGCCTGCAGCCTTATCAGATGAAGTGGTTGTGGGAATCGTCCACAGGATCGACCGATTCGCCTCGGCTGGGCGCGTACGAACTTCCGGAAACACCCGTTTCAGTTCGGTATCGCTTGGGCAAGGATGTTTTCGTCTGGGCGGGTCGACTCACGCGTTACGATGGGGGCCAGATCGATCAGCAAACCCGCATGATTCCTTGCCGTGTTCAAGTCGACAATCCCATGTCGGTCGGAAGACTAGTCGTTAACGAACAAGATGGCACCGAGAGCGTCGAGCCGGTTACCAATGTGCCGACGTTGATGGTTGGAATGTATGTTCAAGTAATGGTCAGTGTGAAATTAAACACGCCACTGGTTCGCGTTCCTGTCTCCGCGTTGTTCCCAGGCAACCGGCTATGGGTTGTCGAAGAGGACAAGTTACAGCGTCGCCAGGTTTCGGTGCTCGTTACCGAAGGAAAGTCGGCGATTATCTACGCCGACGAGCAGTCCGTTATGCCGGGGGAAAGCATCGTGGTCTCTTCTCTCACGTCGCCATTCAATGGCGCCAAAGTCAAAGTTGTTGAGGCGAAGGAGTAA
- a CDS encoding CerR family C-terminal domain-containing protein, with protein MSAPPLEAKQRLLMAAIQEFALHGYDHGTVRRICGRADVNVNAVKYYFTDKRGLYVEAVKEAHRSRHQKLVSTSFIPPGDEPGLDPEVRLKAFIYQMVKMAMDAQDRSDFRHLLIFRELANPSEATQHIVQEFIRPHFERINQILEQLLPLETPKVDRQLLAFSTVGQCMHYKMAGPIIGMLISEEEYQQLSVERVADHIYSVILASIQQKSRSGTA; from the coding sequence ATGAGTGCTCCCCCATTAGAGGCAAAGCAGCGGTTGCTAATGGCTGCGATCCAGGAATTTGCCCTGCATGGGTACGACCATGGAACGGTCCGCCGCATTTGTGGCCGGGCCGATGTGAACGTCAACGCGGTGAAGTACTACTTCACGGATAAACGGGGCTTGTACGTCGAGGCGGTGAAGGAGGCCCATCGGTCGCGGCATCAAAAGCTGGTCTCCACTAGCTTTATTCCCCCCGGGGATGAGCCAGGACTCGATCCCGAGGTTCGGCTGAAAGCGTTTATCTACCAAATGGTTAAGATGGCGATGGACGCTCAAGATCGCTCCGACTTCCGGCATCTGCTCATCTTTCGGGAGCTGGCCAACCCCTCTGAAGCCACGCAGCACATCGTGCAGGAGTTTATCCGTCCACACTTCGAGCGGATTAACCAGATTCTGGAACAACTTCTTCCGCTTGAGACGCCCAAAGTCGACCGTCAACTGTTGGCATTCAGCACGGTCGGACAGTGCATGCACTACAAGATGGCCGGGCCCATTATCGGGATGTTAATTTCCGAAGAAGAGTATCAGCAACTCAGTGTAGAGCGGGTCGCCGATCACATTTACAGCGTGATCTTGGCCTCGATCCAGCAGAAGTCGCGAAGCGGCACTGCCTAG
- the floA gene encoding flotillin-like protein FloA (flotillin-like protein involved in membrane lipid rafts), whose amino-acid sequence MLNLIASSSLLAAGWGTNLMIIGLLILALLMMVLLGIIAFFFRLWIQSIWTGAGITLFDLMAMTIRNVNAKMIVRGKIMAVQAGLGDASGITSKALEAHYLAGGNVPQVIKSMIAANKAKTIQLTFREATAIDLAGRDVLEAVQTSVYPKVIDCPPRNAKRTSLDAMAKNGIQLKVKARVTVRANLQRLIGGATEETIIGRVGEGIVSAIGSADTHSQVLENPDLISKAVLSRRLDANTAFEIVSIDIADIDVGENIGARLQADQAEADTQVARARAEGRRAMAVAEERENLAEIENARAMVVDAEADVPKAIAEAFRSGQLSIMDYYSLRNVQADTDMRKSIAQTSNSPTPAQK is encoded by the coding sequence ATGCTAAACCTCATCGCATCAAGTTCCCTGTTGGCCGCAGGTTGGGGAACAAACCTCATGATCATCGGGCTGCTGATCTTAGCCCTGTTGATGATGGTGCTGCTGGGCATCATTGCGTTCTTCTTCCGGCTGTGGATTCAGTCGATTTGGACCGGGGCCGGCATTACGTTGTTCGATCTGATGGCGATGACCATCCGTAATGTCAACGCCAAGATGATCGTGCGGGGCAAGATCATGGCCGTGCAAGCTGGCCTGGGAGACGCATCCGGTATTACCTCGAAAGCTTTAGAAGCCCACTACTTAGCTGGTGGCAACGTTCCGCAGGTCATCAAGTCGATGATCGCCGCCAACAAGGCGAAGACCATTCAGCTGACCTTCCGCGAGGCCACGGCTATCGACCTGGCAGGTCGCGACGTGTTGGAAGCTGTGCAAACGAGTGTTTACCCCAAGGTTATCGACTGTCCACCGCGCAACGCCAAACGAACGTCTTTGGATGCGATGGCCAAAAACGGTATTCAATTGAAGGTCAAAGCGCGGGTTACCGTGCGAGCCAACTTACAGCGATTAATTGGTGGTGCCACGGAAGAAACGATTATTGGTCGCGTTGGGGAAGGCATCGTCAGCGCGATCGGTTCAGCCGACACCCACTCGCAGGTGCTTGAGAATCCTGACCTGATCTCCAAAGCGGTGTTGTCGCGACGATTGGACGCCAACACGGCCTTCGAGATCGTTTCCATCGATATCGCAGATATCGACGTCGGCGAGAACATCGGTGCCCGCTTGCAAGCCGACCAGGCCGAAGCCGACACCCAAGTTGCTCGGGCCCGTGCCGAGGGGCGCCGGGCGATGGCCGTTGCCGAAGAACGCGAGAACCTGGCCGAAATCGAAAACGCCCGGGCCATGGTCGTTGACGCCGAAGCGGACGTTCCGAAAGCGATCGCTGAAGCGTTCCGTTCCGGTCAGCTGAGTATCATGGACTACTACTCGCTGCGAAACGTCCAGGCCGATACCGATATGCGAAAGTCGATTGCTCAGACCAGCAATTCACCGACCCCCGCCCAGAAATAG
- a CDS encoding NAD(P)-dependent oxidoreductase, with protein MASLKIVPRTTKIGWIGTGVMGSSMCGHLIEKGFSATVYNRTKSKADDLIGKGAQWANTPKEVAEASDVIFTIVGFPQDVREVILGEDGVLAGCKEGNVIVDMTTSEPTLAVEIADTAQGKGVYGIDAPVSGGDIGAKEARLSIMIGGDEAIVSALQPCWESMGKTIVHQGGPGAGQHTKMVNQTLIATGMIGVCEALLYGYKAGLNLETVMQSVSSGAAGSWNLSNLGPRIINNNFDPGFFVEHFIKDMGIALAEARKMGIAMPGLALAEQLYQAVKAQGHGRLGTHALELALCQLNNIDWKNR; from the coding sequence ATGGCCTCGCTTAAGATTGTCCCTCGTACCACGAAAATTGGCTGGATCGGCACCGGTGTCATGGGTTCCAGTATGTGTGGACATCTCATCGAAAAAGGCTTTTCAGCCACGGTTTACAACCGCACCAAGTCGAAAGCAGACGACCTGATCGGCAAAGGTGCCCAGTGGGCCAACACTCCGAAAGAAGTCGCTGAGGCCAGTGACGTGATCTTTACGATCGTTGGGTTTCCGCAAGACGTGCGGGAAGTAATCTTGGGGGAAGACGGCGTTCTGGCTGGCTGCAAGGAAGGAAACGTGATCGTCGACATGACGACCAGCGAACCAACCTTGGCCGTCGAGATCGCCGATACCGCCCAGGGCAAAGGAGTGTACGGGATTGACGCTCCCGTCTCTGGCGGCGATATCGGGGCGAAAGAGGCGCGGCTTTCGATCATGATTGGTGGCGACGAAGCGATTGTCTCCGCGCTTCAGCCCTGCTGGGAATCGATGGGAAAAACGATCGTCCATCAAGGTGGACCAGGCGCCGGGCAACATACCAAGATGGTCAATCAAACATTGATTGCGACCGGCATGATCGGTGTTTGCGAAGCGTTGTTGTACGGCTACAAGGCAGGCCTGAATCTGGAGACGGTCATGCAAAGCGTCAGCTCTGGCGCGGCCGGTAGTTGGAACCTCTCGAATCTCGGCCCAAGGATCATCAACAACAATTTCGATCCGGGCTTCTTCGTCGAGCACTTCATCAAAGACATGGGCATCGCCCTGGCCGAAGCCCGCAAAATGGGGATCGCCATGCCTGGCTTGGCCCTGGCCGAGCAGCTTTACCAAGCCGTCAAAGCTCAAGGACATGGTCGCCTGGGAACGCACGCGTTAGAGCTGGCGTTATGCCAATTGAATAACATCGATTGGAAGAATCGCTGA